The Alnus glutinosa chromosome 3, dhAlnGlut1.1, whole genome shotgun sequence nucleotide sequence TTAAGTGATCTCCAACTGCAACATATTCAACAACTTCGAAGGTAGAAATCGCACCTTCACTTTTGAGAAGAGCGTTATTACAAgacatcattttcacaaactgctcatgtacttctttgaacttcgcATTTGTGTAAACAACTTGAAACTGTTTCTCTAATTGCAAGGCACTTATACATGGGATTGTGCGATTGAAAGAATCGAAATCAGCACGTGCCTCACTCTCGACCATTCTCCTTAAAGCGTTATcatattcatcaacaaattctttcaatgtgGTTCGTGAGTGCACgtaaccatcaaaaaatgcgttcatactttcacttcgcTGTGTAGTACTCATTCCCGCCCAAAACGTATCTTTCATGTATGCCGGCACCCAAAATGTCTTATCCATATATAACCCATTCAACCATGCATTATCATGAAGATTATACTTCTCCAGAAGATCTTTCCAATTTTCCTCATATTCTTCACATGTTTGAGAGTCATACAAACATTTATTAATGGCACCCTTAATGCcatcaaaattagcatgtgatccaaacttttcaggcaatttttttaaaatatgtcacatacaatatctatgaCGACTTTCAGGAAAAACAATAGcgattgcatttttcatagctcTATCCTGGTCTGTCATAATTGCTTTAGGGGCTTGGCCATTCATGCACTCCAACCAACATTTAAATAACCACACAAATGTGTCTGTATCCTCTCTTGAAATTAGTCCTGCCCCAAAGAGTATAGATTGACCATAATGATTCACTcctacaaaaggagcaaatggcatgtCATATTTATTGGTCAAATACGTTGTGTCAAATGTAATAACATCTCCAAAGAAATCATACGCTGCCCTACTccgtgcatcagcccaaaaaacatttcttaacCTACAATCATCGTCCACATCTATTACGTAGTAGAAGCCACTATTCTGCTTTTGCATTCTTCTGAAGTAATCACAAAGCGTTTGAGCACCACCTTTACCAAGATTGAGTTCTCTTGCCTTGTTAATATAATTCcgacaatctctctctccaaaggaAAGATTCTCAAACCCCCCACTTTCAACAACtaatgaattgaaatttttacacAAACGTATTCCTGCTCTGTCATTTAGCTCAAGTCTTCTTTTCGCAGCgtcattaattttcttattgcttctaaaaaatctcgCCTTGCCCGGGCTTAACGAATGATTATGCATCAACTCAACTTTACTCAAAAACCACGTTCCATCATCGCATAAATTTGCACAAATCCTAGCACCACACCCTGTTTTATTTGACACTGGAATTGGCTTCGCACAATCACTTGTTTTAGGTCGCTCTGCACCTCCACGAGTACATATAAGCATTACGTAACCTTTTATACCCTTCTTTTTTCTCAAGCTTCTCTGCGCTATACCAAACCCAGCTTGCTTAGCATACTTCCTATAATAAGAGCAGACTTCGTCTAATGAACTAAATGTCATTGATTCTTTTGGCTCTTCAactttctcatcatcctttaaCACCACAGGTAGTACCACATTTTCTTCCTCATCATTCAACTCTTCATCTGAAATAAATGTCATTAAATCCTTCGACTTCTCAAATTTTTGACCCATATCTATccaaaaaagtatacaaaatgtgtttataaaaaagcctagaataataataaagaaaaaacaaaacaaaactataactcaaacaaaagtgaaaaaactaACCATTTTGACGGTCATCTTGATGGGTTAGATCATCGTCAAATTCACCCTCATTATCCAATCGTGAACTTGAAAAGTCCATTTAGAAAAGTGctatattaaaaagtaatataagttaattgaatgaaaaaactaaactaCATAACCTTAAAAGCATGTAATTTGACAATATTATACAAATTAAACTACATAAAGGCAGTCATAGCACTAGCTTTTTAATGCCTTCATTTTTCCTCATGGAAGTCTGACaataaaaaaccataaaaatcgCGAGTATGTTTTCCTCATTGTACAAAAGATGGGGCACTTTTCACTAGACATATAATGACATTGAACAACTGATACAACAAttgttcataaaaaataaaaaataaataaataatttgtttagGATCTACTCAAACTTAAATAGACAAGGATCCAGGCAAAGTCACATATGATgcctaaaccaaaaaaaaagaaagataaaattctGCTGTTTCTTTAGTTCAACTTATATAATAGCCACCACAGCAATAATCATATCGgccaaacaaatcaaaatgaCAGTGCACATTATGGTGCTAAATATTATTCTCAACAAGAGTGTCGGGTACAAGCTAGTCCAATTTTACTTCAACAATGACAACCAACCTATGAAAATCTCTCTTCCTTTTACAGCTAAtactaatttattttctgtatttttttttcttgttcttttcaacgaaaaataaattgataaattgCCGCTTATGTTTACAGCTAGCAACAATCAGACAAGGGTTAAGACTTAGGGATGATCCTAAGTCCCAAATCTTAAGCTGCAGAAAGAGTCCAATAATACATAGATGCGTGCATGGATGGGCTATGGATCTACACTTAAAATAACAGTACGTACTCATAAATTCTCACAATATTCATTCGGCCATTAACAGAGGAAGAGGAAACCCAAAACAACCCCagatttttttcaataaatttacaCCCATTCGGTTCCTCACTTCCTCAAATGCAACGTAGTTCTTGCTGTGCTGGGGTTCTGGAAAAGCATATTATGCATTTGCTTTTGACACTGTTACTATTGCTTAGAGATTTATTATTGTGATTTTCTGATATTCTTTCTGTTTTGTGCCTGACAAACCTCTTTTACTGAACTCAGGGGGACTCTATTTGCACTTTGCTACATCAGTCATTCATGAAATTACAACTGCCTTGGGAATATATTGCTTCAGGTGAGAATACCAGCCACAACTTTGGAATTTCACATTTCCTTTTTGCCAAACTTGATTCAAATAAGGTTTAGATTggattagtgttttttttttttttttggtttgttttgaaatCTGGTGTGACTTTGCCAATTTGGACAGGTCTGACCCATTTGTCCAAATTATATTCAAATTTGTGATATATGAGCTATTAGATATCTTGATTactaattattttcaaatttttaatatcttgattacttattaaaataaaaaaagatatcaAATGTTTGTATAAAATCTAGTTTGAGTGCAGGTGgtccaaatttttatttggtgtaGGTTTGAATTAACTCTAGTTGGCTGGTTTATTTGGGATGTTGAATACGTGCTCATTATTTAACCTAGACCCTAGTATTTATCATCTTCCCAAAAGTTTATTCCCTTCGGTTCTTGTAAATGAACCCCGTGTACCGTCGTCCAACAGTGTTGAGAAAGAAAAATCCTCCAAAACAAATCAGCAGATTGAAAACGTCTGTCCtaagtttttcttttggtaAGCAAATCAGAGCATATTGAGCAAAATACAAACACCATTCaataatttcagagagagaaacagagttACCGGAGGGACAGGGACGACCGGCACCGGAGcgagtgggagagagagaggggttgcGGGCGGCGGtccggagcgagcgggagagagagagggcggtccggagcgagcgggagagacaGAGGGGCTGCGGGCTGCGGtccggagcgagcgggagagacagaggggctgggggcggcggtccggagcgagcgggagagacaGAGGGGCTGGGGGCGGAACTCCGGTGAAGGACGCCGGAGGCCGATTTGGGGACTGTACGGACAgacttcagagagagagagggtgggtGCGTTCAGctttggggggaaatgaaatttcatttcccctccaaccagttttgatggaaaaaaaaaaattgaaaaaaaaggattaaGCCCACTTTCCACGTAAGCTGTTGTAACGTTGTTGTAAGCTTTGTGTACGTGTATCATTTCtccataattaatattattctgACAACATATGAtagtaatataaattaaaaattaagaattaaaaatgaaaattagaaTTACGGAAAGGATCtttctccaaaaaagaaaaaagaattaaggAAATTAAGGAGAAAATAATGATTAGGGAAGAGAAATACTCTAATTGCTCAAAAGAATAATAGAGAATAACTATTGAATTAAACATATATAACACAGactatatgtgtttatataggTGGCTAAGTTTTAAGTGCTATCTAAgcaaaatatttaaagaaaaagattaagataaaagtacaaaaaaaaactctaaattttaagacagcaaaaaaattattattctaaaaataatgataaaatataATGTTAATTTCTTACAATACTTATGCAAATCTTCTCCGTGAAAACATTCATCTATTGCTAATGATTTGGTATTTAATAGGGTTGTAAATGAACAAAGCTATTCGAGAATACACTCGAGCTCATTTCGATTAAGCGCAATTCAATTATTAAATGGGTTGTTTGTGAACATGAAATTAAACTTAGTTATTAAATTATACATACTCATATAAAATTCGGTTTGATTAACATTGGTGAACAAGCTTGTATAATAGTTGACTTGCTTGTTCGCCCGATTTATCTatctttgaatatatatttttcattttttatttgctcaaaaaaaaaaaaaaaagaatatatatttttcatttaagcATAATGAAATAGTGGAATAGTTACGTATACAGCACGCAGCACTCCTCAACAAATTTTGGGGTCCGAAAGGTTTTCACAATTTTTCCCGCCGTTTCTCACCAAGTATTGCCAGTCTACCACCCTCCTCTAAATCCCAGCCGTTTGATGGTATCGCTCAGTCTGAAGGTTCATTGCACTTGGATTTCCCTAACGCCTGTAGCCACCACACCGGCGATAGCTAGGGTATTCAGACGGCCTTCTTCGAGCTCCATCAGAACAGATAAGGTATCAGTAATCTTCACTCCCAGAGTCCTCGTTTATTTACCTCCGTGCTTTCACCTCCGTCACAGTCTTCCTCTCTACTCATTCCCTCACTATTTTCACCCCAAGCCCTTACTATTCACTTTTTTTGCCATCGCATCACTGACCACACCGCCCTGAATTGCTTCCGAtaagtttttcttattttgtttttcaggttTTGATGCACAAGTTCTTCACTGAATCTGATTTTCGCCCTTGAAGACTGATATATTTACGTTTCTGTCATCGCATTTGCGCGAGGTtttataattaggatttttggGGTTTTGCTTTGCAGCGTCTTCAATGGCGAAAGCTTCAGCTGGAGCTACGAACCCGTACACCAAGACGGGGGTACGAATTGTGGTTGCTGGGGACCGAGGCACCGGAAAATCGAGCCTGATTGCGACGGCAGCGGCCAAGAACTTCATGACAAATGTGCCGCCGGTGTTGCCGCCAACGAGGCTGCCCGATAATTTATTCCCCCAACTCGTGCCCATCACGATCATTGACACTTCTTCTCGGtatgctctgtttggttgctgagtaAGTGtagaaaagataagaaaagaaaggtgTTATTATGAGGTTGATTGTAAATTTTGCCTTATATCATAGTGTGGGATTCAGTTTATTAGCTTGTTGGAAGCAGGAAAAGCGTAGAAGTTTCAGCTTCTTGCTTTTTGGATGACGAGGAAAAGTGTTATATCATTGTATATTGTGGCAATTGCACTAATTTTCCCAGTttaatattgaattttgattttttcctgtttttctcAATCAGTGTGGTGGATGATTATAAAGTTGCTGAAGAATTGAAGCGAGCTGATGCAGTTGTGTTTACTTATGCGTGTGATGAGCCTACAACACTTGATCGATTGAGTACTTTCTGGCTTCCAAAACTCTGTAAACTAGAGGTCTCTATCCTTCATTATCATTCAGTTTTCATTTTGCTTCTGTAAACTTTGATTCATGGAAAATATAtacaacatttttcttttttaaagaatgACACACTCTTATGGAAACCTTAAGGCTCCAATGTTTTGATCTTAAATGTTTTTTGATGTAAAATACtttcataaaaaatgttttcttgGAAAACTAATGGATTTTCGGTGTTTAGTGGACACCATAAAATTGATGatgaaaatattattcattGTTTGGTTTACAGTAAATGATTCTGAAAACTAATATTTTAGTTGAtgttccaaaagaaaattatgcaaaataaaagaataaactAGAAACATTATtaactttcttcaattttttcataaacttcaaaacttctaatttttatcttttacttcgCATTAATTTTAATagtataatttcaatttttttaaccaaaaacacACATGacacaaaatcatcaaaaacaaaaagctaACCAAACAATAAAAGCATACCATCCACCTCTCTCCCTCCTCGGTGTGTGTGCTTTTGTGTGATTCGACTACATTTTGTAGTTGCCATGGATTTTCACGTCTATGGCGTCTCAATGGTCATGtccattttttacattttcctcTTTGTGAGAATATGCATTGCATTGTTGGAGTATTCCAATCCCATGTTGTCCTCTGCGTCGAACTTGGGCCAGATAAACTTGAACTTGGTCTTAGTGGCTCTACTCCAATCTTATTACATGGAACTGGCTTCTTTGCTTGGGTAGTGAGTGGGCATTTGGGTTAGTGGGGTTGGGGGTTTTGGGCCTTTTGGCAGGATTGCTCTGGCCTCTTTGCTTGGGGTGTGCAATGGGGGGCGAGGTCAGTGTGCTCAGGTGATGTCAATATGGAAGAcgtttttggaaaatgtttatATCGAAACAAGTGGAGTCTAAGCTTGACTATAAAATCATGCATTGTGTTAATTCAAGCCCTAAAGCTTTCTTGTTTTTCTGAGTTTTCGGAAATTGTTCCCTTAGCAACAATATATGGGGCCACCATGACTTTGACTCTATCTGTGAGCAGGTGAAAGTCCCAGTTATAGTGGTAGGTTGTAAGCTGGACTTGAGAGGTGAGAACCAGAAGGTGAGCCTGCAGCAGGTGACGTCACCAATAATGGAACAATTTCTGGAGATTGGAACTTGCCTTGAATGTTCAGCACTTAAACA carries:
- the LOC133862723 gene encoding protein FAR1-RELATED SEQUENCE 5-like, whose amino-acid sequence is MDFSSSRLDNEGEFDDDLTHQDDRQNDMGQKFEKSKDLMTFISDEELNDEEENVVLPVVLKDDEKVEEPKESMTFSSLDEVCSYYRKYAKQAGFGIAQRSLRKKKGIKGYVMLICTRGGAERPKTSDCAKPIPVSNKTGCGARICANLCDDGTWFLSKVELMHNHSLSPGKARFFRSNKKINDAAKRRLELNDRAGIRLCKNFNSLVVESGGFENLSFGERDCRNYINKARELNLGKGGAQTLCDYFRRMQKQNSGFYYVIDVDDDCRLRNVFWADARSRAAYDFFGDVITFDTTYLTNKYDMPFAPFVGVNHYGQSILFGAGLISREDTDTFVWLFKCWLECMNGQAPKAIMTDQDRAMKNAIAIGAINKCLYDSQTCEEYEENWKDLLEKYNLHDNAWLNGLYMDKTFWVPAYMKDTFWAGMSTTQRSESMNAFFDGYVHSRTTLKEFVDEYDNALRRMVESEARADFDSFNRTIPCISALQLEKQFQVVYTNAKFKEVHEQFVKMMSCNNALLKSEGAISTFEVVEYVAVGDHLIEKTFLVYFNENELEVKCTCALFEVKGILCRHSLSVLRTKKVTTLPQRYVLDRWRKDIKREYSKVKSSYDAISDNPHAQIHDKVRNNLEELLSLTSVNTEKRCMELMEKIDKLKELWRCENQSFGIPATVASSSCKKVLSPVKIDCKGRPRTKRKVSVIETVASKSTENQDNTSQSPLPYMPSAAHDHSTQDSVASSSTVAQTFSGHHHSILSQVNLSMDPINLLSTLISQHKYQEAFSTALQMRDVSIVNWLCSQVDIRWVLTMDPLPLSQEVLLQLFWLLPYCFNTNPAEIIAWMTDVFNSIIPTDSAIEMHVRNIFNQVYAALNHISVLPTITDAMRSTIRLLMNGLLPP